A genome region from Leptidea sinapis chromosome 34, ilLepSina1.1, whole genome shotgun sequence includes the following:
- the LOC126975046 gene encoding SCY1-like protein 2 yields MDVFNKFYSSVTNTVSQLSGVLPGNPVTREFEATQYIASAGPGLLWKVYKGYKKSTKQEASIFVFEKKHLERWSKADREIMLETLKRGIVQLTKLRHPQILTVQHSLEESRESLAFATEPVFASLANILGNTENMPQPTPSHLVNYKLYEVEIKYGLMQVAEGLAFLHNDVKLLHHNICPESIVVNQQGAWKIFGFDFCIANQSPPGVAPFWPFTEYCQAMPALTQPVLDYLAPEYVLTASHSPASDIYSLGMLIYTVHSTGYQSLSNVGSDYSKYKRFVNEMRNLQASRLLCVAEGLRDYVKLMLNVTPELRPDPHQFLKIPYFEDVGVKTLNYLDSLFQWDNLQKSQFYKGLPQIIQKMPHRICIYRILPCLSKEFVNPPMIPFVLPNVLLIAENSTKEEFVRYILPVLKPVMTIQDPIQILLIFMQKMELLLKLTPGEEIKSDILPMLYRALEADAQQIQELCLSVLPTFASLIDYPAMKNALLPRIKKLCLSTNYLSVRVNCLLCLGKLLEHLDKWLVLDEIIPFLPQIPSREPAVLMGILGIYKLTMSHKKLGITKEVMATKVLPFLIPLCVENGLTLNQFSALISLVKQMIATVEAEHRTKLEQLNSIQNESKVMETALSTGDSLVSAPAPQTDIDHMFSGLGLDPFSPAKTKNKPEPVVPSINQNTSLSIEDKQRLANQQDAARKLSRQTMPTPKVVSPPQQTKPIDLTSSLLQSNLNQLSNAETPHKNFNLPMGNSTIQMSSPMGPNKNQMDLSSLGTNQMGVRLMGTNQMSMSPKCANQMGVGTNNMGVHTIGTNQIGFSPIGSNQLGSNFTGTSNLMSNTVLMGSSQMNSTLSYGFQGQLALPESTGWSSNSPSPNNLNNKWANQTKAKQDWSAFESLLPGQNQNNNNVKKLDNSEMMDLLG; encoded by the exons ATGGACGTATTCAATAAGTTCTATTCATCAGTAACAAATACTGTATCCCAATTATCTGGAGTATTACCGGGTAATCCGGTGACACGAGAGTTTGAAGCAACACAATATATTGCAAGTGCTGGACCAG gatTGTTATGGAAAGTTTATAAAGGCTATAAAAAATCTACGAAGCAAGAGGCTTCAATATTTGTATTCGAGAAAAAACATTTAGAACGATGGTCAAAGGCTGATCGAGAGATCATGTTAGAGACTCTTAAACGTGGTATTGTACAGTTAACGAAATTGCGACACCCTCAGATATTGACGGTACAACATAGTTTGGAAGAGAGTCGCGAAAGCTTGGCATTTGCTACAGAGCCTGTATTTGCGAGTTTAGCTAATATTCTTGGTAACACGGAAAACATGCCTCAACCCACTCCTAGCCATTTGGTGAACTACAAGTTGTATGAAGTAGAAATTAAGTATGGACTTATGCAAGTTGCTGAAGGGTTGGCATTTTTACATAATGATGTTAAACTTCTGCACCATAATATATGTCCAGAGTCCATTGTTGTAAATCAGCAGGGGGCCTGGAAAATATTTGGGTTTGACTTCTGTATAGCAAATCAAAGTCCACCGGGGGTGGCTCCATTTTGGCCCTTCACTGAGTATTGTCAAGCAATGCCAGCTTTAACACAGCCCGTATTGGACTACCTAGCGCCCGAGTATGTTCTCACTGCATCTCATTCTCCAGCTAGTGACATCTACTCCCTTGGGATGCTCATCTATACAGTTCATAGTACTGGATATCAGAGTTTGTCTAATGTTGGCAGTGATTACTCAAAATATAAGAGATTTGTAAATGAAATGAGAAATCTACAAGCCTCAAGGCTGTTATGTGTAGCTGAAGGCTTAAGGGACTACGTAAAGCTTATGTTGAATGTTACACCAGAATTAAGGCCTGATCCTCATCAGTTTttgaag ATTCCATATTTTGAGGATGTGGGtgttaaaacattaaattacttAGATTCACTATTTCAATGGGACAATCTTCAGAAGTCACAGTTTTATAAAGGCCTGCCACAGATCATACAGAAGATGCCACATAGAATATGCATTTATAGAATTCTGCCATGTCTATCTAAAGAGTTTGTTAATCCACCGATGATTCCTTTTGTGTTGCCAAATGTGCTGTTAATTGCTGAGAATTCCACAAAAGAGGAATTTGTTAGATACATTCTGCCAGTGTTGAAACCAGTCATGACAATACAAGATCcgatacaaatattattaattttcatgcAGAAGATGGAGCTGTTACTGAAATTAACACCCGGAGAAGAGATTAAGTCAGATATACTACCAATGTTGTATAGGGCGTTAGAAGCTGATGCACAACAAATTCAAGAACTTTGTCTTTCAGTATTGCCAACATTTGCATCACTAATAGATTACCCAGCAATGAAAAATGCACTATTACCAAGGATAAAAAAGTTATGTTTGAGTACAAATTATCTGTCCGTGAGAGTGAATTGCTTGCTGTGTTTGGGAAAATTATTAGAACACTTAGATAAGTGGCTTGTATTGGATGAAATTATACCATTTTTGCCTCAGATACCTTCCAGGGAGCCTGCAGTATTGATGGGTATTTTAG GTATATACAAGCTAACAATGAGTCACAAAAAACTTGGAATCACAAAAGAGGTAATGGCTACAAAAGTGTTGCCGTTCTTAATACCACTTTGTGTTGAGAATGGGCTCACATTGAATCAGTTCAGTGCACTCATATCTCTTGTGAAACAAATGATTGCCACTGTGGAAGCAGAGCACAGAACAAAACTTGAACAGTTGAACTCAATTCAGAATGAGTCTAA agTAATGGAAACAGCACTATCAACCGGTGACAGTTTAGTGTCGGCCCCCGCACCACAGACTGACATAGACCACATGTTCTCCGGCCTCGGTCTGGATCCGTTCTCACCTGCGAAGACTAAAAATAAACCAGAACCAGTCGTGCCCAGTATAAATCAAAACACATCTCTTAGTATTGAGGATAAACAAAG GTTAGCTAATCAACAGGATGCTGCTCGAAAGTTATCTCGACAGACCATGCCAACACCCAAAGTTGTGTCTCCGCCTCAGCAAACGAAGCCTATAGATCTAACTAGTTCACTGCTGCAGTCCAACCTCAATCAATTATCGAATGCAGAAACTCCTcacaaaaatttcaatttaccgATGGGAAATTCAACGATTCAAATGTCTAGTCCGATGGGCccaaataaaaatcaaatggATCTTAGTTCGTTAGGTACAAATCAAATGGGTGTACGTCTCATGGGAACAAATCAAATGAGTATGAGTCCAAAATGTGCAAACCAAATGGGTGTAGGTACAAATAATATGGGTGTACATACAATAGGTACAAATCAAATAGGTTTTAGTCCAATTGGTAGTAACCAATTAGGGTCAAATTTCACGGGTACAAGTAACTTAATGAGTAATACAGTGTTAATGGGTTCTAGTCAAATGAATAGTACCTTGAGTTACGGTTTCCAAGGGCAACTCGCTTTGCCCGAGAGTACAGGTTGGAGTAGTAACTCACCGTCacctaataatttaaataataaatgggCGAATCAGACAAAAGCTAAACAGGATTGGTCGGCGTTCGAATCCCTGCTGCCTggtcaaaatcaaaataacaaCAATGTTAAAAAGCTCGATAACAGTGAAATGATGGATTTGCTTGGTTAG
- the LOC126975060 gene encoding uncharacterized protein LOC126975060, with the protein MEESRVNQRQSRVEDLHLDRVIASQPEIGPTPPDGGYGWLIVVSAAIYNVTAPSVLMLYGFIILKSLREEDHEEGESLRIWDLDVALVPVIMTVIRLLLESWCRAVVKIFNMPRFTALSGLCLSVAGVLLSSYSTSVSSNDHIVSVFAGIFVGTGSALTGQQSDVIITHYFREKLTLAQRITKVAPCLGNVVVPLIVGYLCTVYSSDVVVMIYGAILMQNCFFLAAFTRPVYIERVIRTTYNMLRDAVEDDDEDIFSNQNSNTNEQNTPNIAPNQETEDANDVVVFNSRQNAREVLDPDVERRESDRQARFSSDFSTMYDGSASNRFSSDFGSLQIGSYSNISGYQELASIDRDGQNPQPLYRETTVDAPPSSLVFTSEMTLGSARRTASLKKNFITVVNMLQDINFYLYTLIHLCTTYSGLVLCVVFPPLMWEENTSMNIWSIASFTSLSHGASLCFVFLCIFMPNNINEKTKLCAFFCVCGAIGFYGITLFSNKNYLVVWCMFASLSTATCTILQQSLYNSTVNEFDSTATVTTANTIVAATVMLWAVCFNYTYKTCFFLASLLQTFTAFVFLLASFRRRR; encoded by the exons ATGGAAGAATCTCGTGTTAATCAGCGTCAGAGTCGGGTTGAAGATTTACATTTGGACAGGGTGATCGCGTCGCAACCAGAGATCGGACCAACTCCACCCGACGGTGGTTACGGCTGGCTCATTGTTGTTTCAGCTGCTATCTACAATGTCACAGCTCCTTCAGTGCTTATGCTTTACGGCTTCATAATACTCAAGTCTTTGCGTGAAGAGGATCATGAGGAAGGCGAATCGTTGCGTATTTGGGATTTGGATGTGGCCTTGGTTCCCGTCATTATGACTGTGATAAGACTCCTTCTGGAGTCATGGTGCAGGGCAGTGGTCAAGATATTCAACATGCCGAGGTTTACCGCACTGTCGGGTCTCTGTTTGAGCGTAGCTGGTGTTTTGTTGTCCAGCTACTCTACGAGTGTCTCAAGTAATGATCACATCGTGAGTGTGTTCGCTGGAATATTCGTTG GAACTGGATCTGCTCTCACGGGACAGCAGTCAGATGTTATCATAACCCACTACTTCAGGGAGAAGCTCACTTTGGCGCAAAGGATAACCAAAGTCGCGCCATGTCTTGGCAATGTTGTTGTGCCACTCATCGTTGGATACCTATGCACTGTTTACAGTAGCGACGTAGTAGTCATGATCTATGGCGCTATCCTGATGCAGAACTGTTTCTTCCTCGCAGCATTCACACGGCCGGTGTATATCGAAAGAGTCATCAGAACCACGTATAATATGCTTAGAGATGCTGTAGAAGATGACGATGAAGATATATTTTCCAATCAAAATTCTAACACAAACGAACAAAATACACCTAATATAGCACCAAATCAGGAGACAGAAGATGCCAACGACGTGGTTGTCTTCAATTCCCGACAAAATGCACGGGAGGTATTGGATCCAGATGTAGAAAGGAGGGAGAGTGATAGGCAGGCCCGATTTTCGTCAGATTTCAGTACGATGTACGATGGTTCTGCTTCTAATCGGTTTTCATCCGACTTTGGGAGTTTGCAAATAGGCAGCTACAGTAACATTAGCGGTTATCAAGAGTTGGCAAGCATAGACAGAGATGGGCAGAACCCTCAACCTTTATATCGAGAGACCACTGTTGATGCTCCGCCGAGTAGTTTAGTATTTACGTCTGAAATGACTCTAGGATCAGCAAGACGAACGGCTTCGTTGAAAAAGAACTTCATAACAGTGGTCAATATGCTGCAAGATATAAATTTCTATTTATACACGCTAATACACCTGTGTACGACGTACAGCGGTCTCGTGTTGTGTGTAGTTTTCCCACCGTTGATGTGGGAAGAAAATACATCTATGAACATTTGGTCG ATAGCCTCGTTTACGTCGCTCTCCCATGGCGCATCGCTCTGCTTCGTCTTTCTCTGTATTTTCATGCCGAATAATATCAATGAGAAAACCAAGCTATGTGCGTTCTTCTGTGTATGTGGAGCCATTGGATTTTATG GAATTACACTGTTCTCAAACAAGAACTACCTGGTCGTGTGGTGCATGTTCGCCAGCCTATCCACAGCGACCTGCACGATCCTCCAGCAGTCGTTGTACAACAGTACGGTCAACGAGTTCGACTCGACTGCGACCGTGACCACAGCCAACACGATTGTTGCAGCCACGGTCATGTTGTGGGCGGTCTGCTTCAACTATACCTACAAGACATGTTTCTTTCTGGCCAGTTTGCTGCAAACCTTCACCGCGTTTGTGTTCTTACTCGCTTCGTTTCGGAGAAGGCGATAA